A window from Jannaschia sp. S6380 encodes these proteins:
- a CDS encoding calcium-binding protein — translation MTTGNAFARKQARFTEDVVAMTDLVGDVSKGLTLLKAGLDTPAAIAAELNGIAAPLDLPKTLITPLSAIPYGIGRAVKTFDRVAGTTVERMNEQADILWDLDIDLRPAKNLTDKGVKVMTAVKGAATALSVVNDLQTTEAENLKLSLGSENVDGTRLGFRMDDYKDRLDDYFALQDSILDPLRDARGAVDDAARQIANLMPDLSLLDDAGDVIDAAFAPIKDAFTTIETALFQDYTVIPAVTVIPSVWVPRVWVPFVGWTGGYWTDPVITPAVVVNPGEIIATIGNAIAVVQNFVEDLVLDLLAGLGFDLNAAVNSLGDKLLAPLQPIFDIIDDLRDALQPIIDRVSDAVDQMTGKLGELRELLENMTGLGSIFDNTITGDQFDDPNDVLVGTAAADAIFGLTGNDTITAVGEGDILLGGVGDDSLTGGSGTEMFGGDGDDILRATGDGGSYLSGGRGDDRVFGGDGVDTMTGGNGDDTLNGGHGHDEMAGGKGSDLYIVRSRKDRVEEEADAGIDIVRSRSDYELSENVERLILTRSGDRPDGLHGVGNAQDNFIKGSFADDRLDGGGGADRMRGRDGDDAFIFREAFGNSRADSIVDFNTNGPDEADRLEIALYLTDGSGLNAGTLAGARFTEGLVAGDANDRFVFHQESGRLWFDEDGTGIAGKRLVARFENDAEVQAGDIVLF, via the coding sequence ATGACGACAGGCAACGCGTTCGCGCGCAAACAGGCGCGTTTCACCGAGGATGTCGTCGCGATGACCGACCTGGTCGGGGATGTGTCGAAGGGACTGACGCTCCTCAAGGCCGGGCTCGACACGCCGGCGGCGATCGCGGCCGAACTCAACGGGATCGCCGCGCCGCTCGATCTGCCGAAGACGCTGATCACTCCGCTGTCCGCGATCCCCTATGGGATCGGCCGCGCGGTCAAGACATTCGACCGCGTCGCCGGCACGACGGTCGAGCGGATGAACGAGCAGGCCGACATCCTGTGGGACCTGGACATCGACCTGCGCCCCGCCAAGAACCTGACCGACAAGGGCGTCAAGGTCATGACGGCGGTCAAGGGCGCGGCCACGGCACTGAGCGTCGTGAACGACCTGCAGACGACCGAGGCGGAAAACCTCAAACTCAGCCTCGGATCCGAGAATGTCGACGGCACGCGCCTCGGCTTCCGGATGGACGACTACAAGGATCGTCTGGACGACTATTTCGCGCTGCAGGATTCCATTCTCGATCCGCTGCGCGATGCCCGGGGTGCCGTCGACGACGCGGCGCGGCAGATCGCGAACCTGATGCCGGATCTGTCCCTGCTCGACGATGCCGGCGACGTCATCGACGCGGCTTTCGCCCCGATCAAGGACGCGTTTACCACGATCGAGACCGCGCTGTTTCAGGACTATACCGTGATCCCGGCGGTGACGGTCATTCCGTCCGTCTGGGTCCCGCGCGTCTGGGTGCCCTTCGTCGGCTGGACGGGCGGCTACTGGACCGATCCGGTCATCACGCCCGCCGTGGTCGTCAACCCGGGCGAGATCATCGCGACGATCGGGAATGCCATCGCGGTCGTACAGAACTTCGTCGAGGACCTGGTGCTGGACCTGTTGGCCGGGCTGGGCTTCGATCTGAATGCCGCGGTCAATTCGCTGGGCGACAAGCTACTGGCGCCGCTGCAGCCGATCTTCGACATCATCGACGACCTCAGGGACGCGCTGCAGCCGATAATCGACCGCGTCTCGGACGCCGTCGACCAGATGACCGGCAAGCTGGGCGAATTGCGCGAGTTGCTGGAGAACATGACCGGTCTGGGCAGCATCTTCGACAACACCATCACCGGGGACCAGTTCGACGACCCGAACGACGTCCTGGTCGGCACCGCCGCCGCGGACGCGATCTTCGGTCTGACCGGCAACGACACGATCACGGCGGTGGGTGAGGGCGATATCCTGCTGGGTGGCGTGGGCGACGATTCCCTGACCGGCGGCAGCGGAACCGAGATGTTCGGCGGCGACGGCGACGATATCCTGCGGGCGACCGGCGACGGCGGCAGCTATCTGTCGGGCGGGCGCGGCGACGACCGGGTGTTCGGCGGCGACGGGGTCGACACGATGACCGGCGGCAACGGCGACGACACCCTGAACGGTGGCCACGGCCATGACGAGATGGCGGGCGGCAAGGGCAGCGACCTCTACATCGTGCGCAGCCGCAAGGACCGCGTCGAGGAGGAAGCGGATGCCGGGATCGACATCGTCCGGTCGCGGTCGGATTACGAGCTGTCCGAAAACGTCGAACGCCTTATCCTGACCCGGTCCGGCGACCGACCCGACGGGCTGCACGGCGTCGGCAACGCGCAGGACAACTTCATCAAGGGCAGCTTCGCGGATGACCGGCTTGACGGCGGCGGGGGCGCGGACAGGATGCGCGGACGCGATGGCGACGATGCCTTCATCTTCCGCGAAGCATTCGGCAACAGCCGCGCGGACAGCATCGTCGATTTCAACACCAACGGGCCGGACGAGGCCGACCGTCTGGAAATCGCGCTCTACCTGACGGACGGATCCGGGCTGAACGCCGGGACGCTGGCCGGTGCACGGTTCACCGAAGGGTTGGTGGCCGGCGATGCGAACGACAGGTTCGTCTTCCACCAGGAAAGCGGACGGCTTTGGTTCGACGAGGACGGGACGGGCATCGCGGGCAAGCGCCTGGTCGCACGGTTCGAGAACGACGCCGAGGTTCAGGCGGGCGATATCGTCCTGTTCT